GATGATCTGGCAGCAGCGCTGGGTCTCCGCTTCCTTGTGCTCCTGCAGGATCACGGAGCCCGCCAGACGGATGCTGGTCAGCGGATTCTTGAAGTCGTGGATGATCGAGCCCGCCAGTTCCCCGATCAGATGGATCTTCTCCTTGCGCAGGGTTTCCACCACGAACTTCTCATCGATGGCTTGGAGATAATCGACGGCCCTGGCCGAGATGTCCCGCGTCACTTCCGGGGGCTCGCAGGCCAGGGCCTTCCGGAAATCCGCGCCGGGGATCTTGTAGATGAGCACGCGCCCCTTGGCGCGGGCCCCCGTGATCCGCGCTTTGCGGTACATGACCCCGATCTCTCCGAAGTAGTCCCCGGGCCCGACTGTGGCGAGCACCACGGCGCGGCCCCGCGCCGAACCCTTGACGAGCTGGACTTCCCCTGAGGCGACGAGGCAGATCGACTCGGGGACGGAGGACTCATCGAAGATGTCGGCGCCGTCGCCATAGGACCGTCTCCCGGCGGCGGCGGCCAGGCTGCGTCGGGAATCCGCGCTGAACCTGCGGAAGAAAAGGTTGTCCTCCAATTTTACCATAGCAGGGATAATGATACCAAAATGCCGCCCCGGCCCCTCACGCGAGGGGCTCGGGGCGTCCGTACGGGAAGCCGGGGCTGCCGCTACGGGACTATTGCAGCGTTCCCTGATGCTCCCACAGCCAGGTCTTCTCCTGGATCGAGAACTCCGCGAACTCCTTCTGCGCGGCGTCTGCGGCCGCCGCGGTCTTCTGCGCCGCGGCCAGCGCGGCCTCGCTCTGCGCCAGCTCGGCGCGCAGCGACTCGGCGTTGGGGTCGTTGGGCACGGTCAGCATCTGCTCGATGGCGTACTTGAGGTTGACCAACCGGGTCGACTCGGCGGATTGCTTGGCGCGGACTTCCGCCAGCGTCGGCACTCCCTGCTTCTGCAGATAGGGGACGCCGCTGGACGGGTCGTGCTCGACCCAGAGGCGGATGGCCTGCGCAACGGCCGCGTCCTGGTGCCCGTCGATGTCCTCCATGGTCATGCGGGTGCCCCCGAGCTCGAAGAAGGACTCGGCCATGCGGCTGGCCGCGATGTAGCGCTTCTCCGCGGACTCCGGGAAATCCTTGAGCATCAGCTCCGCCGTCTCCTTGGCCACGTACACGGCCAGGTACCGGTAGGACACGGGCTGGGCCAAAGCCGGGTCGAGGTACACCGCGGGGATGGCGCGCTCATCCGGCGCTCCGAGCCAGGCATGCGCGCTGCGGCCCCGGGCTTGGCCGCTGAACTCGACTACGGCCTGGTGCTCGCGCAGCCAGGTCACGAGTAGCTCTCCCGTGCCGGGAGCGTCGTTCATTGCCGTCAGCACGGACCCGATCAGGCGCTGCGGCTCGGGGGTCTCGGCGGCGCGCGCCTGCACGGCGGCGGCGAGCGTCTGGCCCGCGGACGCGGACTGGATGCGGATGCCCTGCAGCTGCGCGGCGAACTGCGCCTCGCTGAGCGGGGCCTGCGCCTGTGCGGACCCGCCCAAAGCGGCGAGCAGGGCCAGGATGGACAGCTTCTTCGTCATTGCGGCCTCCCGGGAGGACCGACCCCTCCCGCGAGGATTATAGCGGCGAGCGGCCGATGCGGCCCTGGGCCTTGAGGGCTCGCCCGCGGCGGCAAAAGGCCTAGACCCTCCCGGGTCCAGGCCGGGCCCGAACTAGCTGACCTTCACCCCGGCCAGCCTTTCCGCGAGCCGCGCCACGTAGCGGCCCTGGAACTTGGCCCCGTCCAGTTCGTTCGCGCTGGGGACGCGCTCTCCCTTGCCTCCCGCGATGGTGGACGCTCCGTAAGGCGAGCCTCCGGTCATCTCAGCGATGGTCATCTGCCCGTGGTAGGCGTACGGAAGCCCGGCGACCACCATGCCGTGGTGCAGGAGCGTGATGTGGAAAGAGAGGAGCGTGGATTCCTGTCCGCCGTGCTGGGTGGCGGAGCTGGTCAGGACGCTGCCGACCTTCCCCACCATGGAGCCTTTCAGCCAGAGCCCGCCGGTGGAGTCGAGGAACTGGCGCATCTGGCCGCACATGTTGCCGAAGCGCGTGGGCGTTCCGAAGATGACGGCGTCGGCCGCGGCCAGGTCCTCGACCGCGCAGACCGGCACCGCCTCCTGCTCTTTCTGCGCGGCCAGCGCGCCCATCTTCTCGAGCGCTTCCTTGGCCAGGGTCTCGGGGATGCGCTTGAGCGAGACCTCGGCGCCCGGGACTCCGCGGGCTCCTTCGGCCGCGGCCTGGGCCAGCTTGTAAACGTGCCCGTACATGGAATAATAAGCGACGAGGATCTTCATGATATTTCTCCTTTATGGTGGCATCGCTGCGTCGATGAGCTTTATGATGAGCCCGCCGTGGACCGTATTATATATCACTGCTTCGGCATCCCCGCACAATCGTATAATAATCCCCGGCCATGCCGCTCCCCCATGAGCAGTCCCCTCAGCCCGAGCCTCTGGCCAGGCCCCCGGCTCCCCGGCCCGGACCCGGCAAGGTCTACGAGATCCAGCCCCTGCCCTACACCATGTTCAAGCCCTGGGAACTCTTCGAGTTCTCAGGCCGCTGAAGTAGGAAGGCGGAGTACGAGACTCACACCTGAACAGCTCAATTCGATGCCGTCTGACTGGACCCCGCTCAAGAATTATCAGATATCCTTGTTCTGCGATCGGATCCACCATTGACAAGATGCGGCCTTGGCCGTACACTTCAATATATGCGGCGTGCTCCCCTCTTGGCATTAGGCCTGGCCCTCCTCGTTTCTCCCGCGCTGGTCGCCAAAGATAAAGAGAAGGGTAGTGTGCAGGAGGCGGGGGGCCCGGCTCTTTTGACCGGGAAAGCCAAGAGCGACGACGTGAAAGGCGACGGGTATAAGGCAAAGGGGGAGGATCCGGCCCAGTCCACCTTAGGCTCTCTCGACCTTAAAACGGGTCTATTCACCCCGGCCGCCGCTAATAAGAAGGGCAATTTCCCCAGCATGTTCGAGAACGCCA
The DNA window shown above is from Elusimicrobiota bacterium and carries:
- a CDS encoding ATP-binding protein; this translates as MVKLEDNLFFRRFSADSRRSLAAAAGRRSYGDGADIFDESSVPESICLVASGEVQLVKGSARGRAVVLATVGPGDYFGEIGVMYRKARITGARAKGRVLIYKIPGADFRKALACEPPEVTRDISARAVDYLQAIDEKFVVETLRKEKIHLIGELAGSIIHDFKNPLTSIRLAGSVILQEHKEAETQRCCQIIQCQAERMAGMAQELLDFARGQADLKVEPVPLRDLFEEFRALNQGFLANSHVTLDIAPVQGDVRADRTRLLRVLQNLVGNSADALAPKGGTVWLEATRDRGRVQITVKDDGPGIPAAIRGRVFEPFVSHGKRSGSGLGLTIAKNLVEAHGGSLSLLPQNGRGTTFRISLPG
- the wrbA gene encoding NAD(P)H:quinone oxidoreductase, with amino-acid sequence MKILVAYYSMYGHVYKLAQAAAEGARGVPGAEVSLKRIPETLAKEALEKMGALAAQKEQEAVPVCAVEDLAAADAVIFGTPTRFGNMCGQMRQFLDSTGGLWLKGSMVGKVGSVLTSSATQHGGQESTLLSFHITLLHHGMVVAGLPYAYHGQMTIAEMTGGSPYGASTIAGGKGERVPSANELDGAKFQGRYVARLAERLAGVKVS